From the genome of Candidatus Chlorobium masyuteum:
TCAACCGGGGCGTCAAAACCGAAACGGCGGGCTATGGTGATGCCGCGGTCAAGGGCAACCCAGCACATCACTTTTGAATAGACGAAATGATGCGGTCCGTTGCGTACCTCCCAGATGCCGTCATCGGGTTTCTGCCAGTTCTCTATGGCCAGCTCGCAGATGTTGCTGAAAAACGGCCAGAGCTCCTCGTCGATCTTCCCTGCGTAATCCGAGAGACGCAGAGCGCTCTCCATGACCTCTCCATAGATATCCCACTGGTTCTGGCGGTGGGCGTCGTTGCCGATTCTCACCGGTTGCGAATTGCGGTACCCCTTCAAATGGCCGAGTGTCTTCTCCCTGAGCCGTTCCTTTCCCTGCAGGGTATACATGATTTGCAGGTTACGACTGCCGTATTTCCGGTAGGTGAGCTGCAGCCAGCGAAGATAGGCATCCGCTTCGTTGATGTGACCAACGGTGAAAAGCGCTTTGAGCGTGAAGGATGAATCTCTCAGCCAGCTGAAACGGTAATCCCAGTTTCTTTCACCGCCCAAAGTTTCCGGAAGGGATGTCGTTGCCGCAGCGGCAATGGCTCCGGTCGGCTGAAAGGTCAGGAGTTTAAGTGCAAGCAGGGAGCGGTTGATCATCGGCATGAACTCTCCCAGATATGCGCACCGCTCCCCCAGGCAGTGATTTACCCACTCCTGCCAGAAGAGCATATTCTCTTCAAAAGGACAGGGGAGAGCCTCACCGGATTTCACGCTTCCAAAGAGGAGATCTATGTGAGCTTCACCGGGAGCTGCGAACCGGAGCTCAAGCGTGAGCGTGCCTGAAGTAATGCCGATCAGCGAGCAACGGCTGCATACTACGCTGAGCGTAAGCGTTCTGCGCCCGTAGCGGATGGTATAGCGGTTCTCTCCTGCCGGTGCTATTTCGGGCACCACTCTGGCAAAATCCGGTCGAGCCATCAACGTCAGGGTAAAGGCCATATCTCCCCTGACGACCCTCAGGCAGCGGTGGATGCGCTGTTGTGTTTCACTGTGCGCTCCGGGTTGTTTTACCGGCATGAAATCATAAAGCAGTGCTTCGGCCCCGTCAGTGGTGAATCTGCACGAGAGGATGTTGGTATTGGAGATATACTCCTGATGTGACGTGAAGGGCCCGGAGGGTTGCAGCGAGAAGAATCCCCCTTTTTCATCATCAAGCAGTGCGGCAAAGAGAGTCGGGGAGTCGAGCCGGGGCAGAGAACAGTAATCAATGGAGCCCTCTTTCGAGACCAGGGCGACCGTGTGAAGATCCCCTATAACTCCGTAATCGGCAATGCTTCTGTACATTTCCGCATTCCTGTTTTATCCGGCAGGGAGAAAGAGAAAAAAGCGCTACAGCAGATAATAACGAATTCCCGGAACACGGCACGCTGTTTCGTGCGGCATTGTTCCGGGAGGAGATACAACGGTCAGGAGAGATTCCTTGGAACCTGTGAGGAGTGGTGGTGAATGATAGGCTGCTCTCTTGAAATATCGACCATAAAGCTGAAGCGTGAAGGGAAGGAGAGCAGAACCTGGTCAACTTCGAACTCAAAGGAGTAGATCCCGCTGAGAGCAAAGAGTGTATCGCTCAGTGCCTGTTTTCTGAGTGCCTTGTTGTGGAGTCGAACACCAAGTCCATCCCTTGATGCGAGTTGTCCGAAATAGCCTTTTATACCCTCAGGGGTTGTGACGGTATGGGGGGAAAACGTCGGAACAAGAACCGCAGCTTCATCATACAGAGCCGCAATATCATCGGGACTTCCGCTGCAGACCCTTGAAACCCATTGAAAGAGAACCTCTTCAGCATTTTTGAAGTGTGTCATGGCAAGCACAATGTTTTTGATTCTGTTTGCTGCGCTGCGCTCTTGAGTGCAAGGCAGGAGCGGGTTGTATGGTCGGAAATGTAAGATTTTTTTATGTTCACCGCTATTAATTTATTCGGCGGTTTGACGGCCCGAAAAAAAAGCCTGAACGGGGTGCGTTCAGGCTTTTTAATGGTTCACTTCTTTCCGTGCAGGAAAAGGTTACTAATCCAGACGACCGGATGCAGCCTTCTGTTTGAGCTCCTCATTGGCATAGATCAGCACTTCAACACGGCGGTTACTCTGGCGGCCGTATTCCGTGTCGTTGGATGCCACAGGACGTGACTGACCGTAGCCGACAGGGGAGAGTCTGCGATCTGAAACACCGTATGCACTCAGCAGTTTGCCAACCGACTCGGCCCTTCTTTCGGAGAGCAGCTGGTTTGATGCTGCGCTGCCGGTATTATCGGTATGCCCTTCAATAACGACTTTGGTGTCATCGTAGCGGTTGAAAATCCGGGCAAGTTTTTCAATGTTTGCACGGCTGGTTGAGGATAACGTTGATGAGCCGGTTGTGAAGAGAATCCCGGAATCCATCGTTACCCTTATGCCTTCGCCTTCCCGTTCAACCTGCACGCCGTTGACTTCGTTGCGGATTTCAGCGGCCTGTTTGTCCATGTAGTTGCCGATCAAAGCTCCGCTTGCACCGCCGATGGCAGCGCCGATAAGGGCACCTTTGGCCCAGCTTCCGGTTCTGCTTCCGATAATACCCCCGATTACTCCGCCTGCGGTTGCGCCGATACCCGCACCACGTCCCGCATTGCTTGATGACTGGCAGCCCCAGGTCAGTGTGGTCATGGCGAGAATAAGCAGCAGTGCTACCGGTCTGGTGAGTTTTTGCAGATGTGTCATAGTTGTCTGTTGTTATGAATTAAAAAGAGAACAAAAGTATGAAAATAGTTCAAATGTGGTATCACAATAAACGGCCATCAGGATTTCCACATCACGACAAAACCGGCCTTTCGGGAAGTTGCTTTGAAATATAAAGAGATCCGGAATCTGTACATTATAATCACCATAGAGCGGCTTAAGTTCCTTGCATGCAGGAAGAAGGCGAATATAGCGGTTTTTTTTCTTCATTCACCTCTTTTTGAGGGGAGCGGCAAGGGGGAGGTAAAGGGGTGCCGGAATTCGCCTCCCGCTAACGATCGGAGTTGATCAGGAGCAGGGGGATCGTGATTTTTTTTCGAAGCGTTCTTGATACACTTCCAAAGAGAATTCTTTCCGGCAGCCGGTGGCCATGAGTCGCCATGGCAAGGAGGTCATACCCGTTCTCCTCTATTTCAGAGAGAATTTCATCCTCCGGTTCTCCACTTCTGATAATCACTCTCGCGTCAATGCCATCTGCCTGCATCTTCTCCCGGTAGCGGTTCAGCAGCGTGACAGCCTGCATTCGAAGGTCTCTGTCCTGATCGAGGGTATGGGAGTGGACAACATGCAGAAGATGGACCACTGAACCCGGTTCTGAAGCAAGTGATGACACATGCTCGATTACGGTCATGTCTGCATCAGAGCAGTCAATGGCTGTAAGGATATTTCTGTACCTGTGCATATCAGCTCCCTCCGGTAACCGTTGTGTAAAAAAAATAAAAGTTGAGGAAGATAACGATCGCCGCAATGAGAGATGCGGCGGCAAACTCCCTGTTCCGGCTTCTGAAACCACCCATTACATTGCTGTTTCGACAGAGAATCAAAAGCGAGAGAAGGGTAAAGGGAAGCTGTATGCCAAGCATGATCTGGCTGAAAATCAGCAGCCGGAAGGTGTCGGCAGTAAACAGAATGATCAGGAATGATGGTATAGAGGTGGCAAAGACGGCGCTGCGGTAAAGCCCGGTTCCGGGATCTTCCGGTTTGCCGAGAAACCCGGTCAATACATTAGCTTCAGCCATCGATGAGGTCATGGAAGATCCCACACCCGAAAAAACCAGAGCGATGGCAAAGAGTAATCCTGCCAGTTCTCCGGCGAGCGGTTTGAGTGTTGCCGATGCCTCTTCAATATTGTATACCTGAACCTGATTATGAAAAAAAACCGCCGCCGAAACAATAATCATTGATGAATTGACAACCCAGCCGAGAGTCATGGCCGAAATGGTGTCGATTTTTTCATACCGGAGCAGCTTCATTTTTTCCTGTTCCGATATTCCCCACTCTCTGCTGTGAATGACATTTGAATGCAGAAAAATATTGTGGGGCATGATAAGGGCGCCGAGAATAGCCATCGCCACATAGATGTTCTCCCTGCCGAGATGAGGAAGAACCAGTCCGGTCGTGACTGCCGCCCAGTCAGGCTTGACAATCAGGAGTTCGATAAGATAACAGAGGGTTATGACCCCGAGAAAACCGACAATGATTGTTTCTATCCGATGGTAGCGCTGGCTGGTGACGAGGAAAATTTTGAGAAAAACAGTGATGAGCACACCGGTCCAGACCGGTATGCCGAAGAGCAGTGAAAAACCGATCCCGCCTCCGAGAAGCTCGGCAATATCCGTGGCAATGCAGGCAAGAAGTACCGTGATGCCGAGAAAAGCGGTCACCGGTTTCGGAAAATGTTCGCGTATGTTGACCGCCAGCGATTTGCCTGTAGCTATGCCAAGCTTGGCCGCCATGTGCTGGATCAGAACAAGCATGAGTGTACTGAGTGTAACTACCCAGAGCAGCTCGTAGCCGAACCGTGATCCTCCTTCAATGTTGGTTGCCCAGTTTCCCGGATCGACAAACCCCACCGTAACCAGAAAGCCGGGACCAAGAAAGCCCAGCAGCTTGCTGAATGGCATACCTTTTTTGGCTCTTGAGCTGCTGATCATGCCGGCATCGCTTTTCGCAGATCCGTAGCGTCAAAAACCAGCCGGATGGCTTTAATGCGGTTGCCGGAAACAGTAAAGAACTCCGCTGTGCGGATAACACCAGCCGGGGTTGCTGTTTCGCAGTCATAGAGGAGAGCAGCGCCCTCTTTCTCGAAAAAGCTGTTCTGCAGGACTACACGGGTGGTCATCTGAGCAAACTGTTTCAGTGCAGCCAGAAAATCATCAGCATTTGAAAATCGCTCCATACTGCCCTGAAAATCAAGATCATCAGCCAGAAAAGAGCGAGCTGCGGCAAAATCACCGCATGTCCAGGCCTTGTGGTAGGCCTCTATCAGTTTACGGGTATCCATTGACTGCCTCCCCGATGGAAAAGGTTGTAAAAGCTGTGCGGGGGTCATTCCGGGTGCCGCACAAAAGCAGAACATACCATAGCTAAACACCAAACCGGGATGAAAAAATTCACAAAACGTGCAACCGGATGCCAAAAAAGAAAAAGCACTCTATCGTCACAACCGATAGAGTGCTTTTTGCAACTATTCAGCAGGGGAGTTCAGAAGGTAACGGCCAGCTCGGAAAGATAGGTCTTGATGGATTGATGTTTTCCAAGACCGAGCTTTTTATGCATTCTGTAACGGATGCTTTCCATACCCCGTGTTGATATGCCGACAGAACGGGCAATATCGCAGGTATCGTAGTTCATCTTTACAAGCAGGCTGATTCTCAGCTCCCGCTGGTTGAGGTTCGGATGTTTTTTCTGAAGTTTTGACAGAAATACCGAGTCATCTTCAGTCTGTTCGGTGTTCAGCCTTTTTTCAATGGTTTCGGTCTCTATAAGGCTGAGACAGGTGTCGGCAATTCCCTTTTTAACCTCTGTATCTATTGCAAGAGCATTTATCTGTGCAAGAATGTTCCGCAATTTGGTTGTTTTTTCGGCAATTGCAGTTGAAACCCGGGTGAGCTCCATATCCTGTGTTGCCAGCCTTGATTTAAGATCAGAGATCTCGGTTTTGAATTCGGTGACCGATTTTTTATTCAATTCCGCCTGTGCATTCATTTTTATAGTCATCTGGGTTAGTCGATTTTGAAGGTTGTGGGTAAGCTCTTGTAGTTCTTTTTCACAGTCAATATTTTTAGCGATGAGGTCAAGGCGAAGGGCTTCAATTGCTTTGAAAACCGTATAGTAACGGCTCTCCCCTGGTGGAAGCTCAATCGGCTCTTCAAGCAGGTTCAGCCACGACAATCTTGCAACAGCTCCAAGAAACCGATGTTCCTCCCTTCTCTCCTCGTCAGGGAGCTCCATTGAAGGCAGCACTCCTGATTTATATTCCCTGACTCTTTCAATAACCTCTTCATAGGTTCCGGCCTGAATGACGCACAGTTTTCCGGGTGCAATGGCGGCGAACGATTCGGTTATAATGCGCATTGACTCGGCGATATTGTAAAAACCTATAACCCCGAAAAAGGGACTCCAGTTAAAAAAGAGATCGGTAATCGCCAGTTTGTAGCGATAGGTAATACTTGTGGTATTGGCAAGGTCAAAGATGATATGAAACTCTCTGTTTTCGAGGCCGGCTTCCTGAAGAACAACCTGCAGCAGCTCAGCGTCCATGAAATCAAGAATCACATCCTTTTTTGACTCAATCCAGGTGTGAACGATATTATCATCAATCACCTCCATTCGCTTTGTATACCCGGCAGTCGGGTGTACACTTTTCCAGTTGCTGTTTTTTATGGTGCCCAGACTTGTTTCGCCCATAACAGAGAGGTGCCGTATTATTAACTTGTTATCGCTGTGGCGTATTAAGGTGAGTAATATCGGCTATTTTTTTGAATAAAAACAACTATTTCATCTATTTGCGAAATAAATTTTACTCTATTACGCCACAATACGTCTTGATGCTCCTCTTTGATACTGCATTGCTACAAGTCTCTCTTTCCAGTTAAAACACCATCTTTTCTTTATTAATTGCCCTATTATCACCTATTTTTACATCTGCATCTCTCTGTTTTATTTGATCTTCCCTCGCGAGCGATCCAATCCTGCTCATTGCTGACGCACAAACTCATCAACCGTCTCATCTTGAGTATTATAAAACGGTACTGTTCCCTTTTGATGAGAGGGGGGCTTTGGGTTTTTATACCTTTTTTTATGATTCAGCAGATCATTGGGTTATTTTTGACCGGTAACGCTGTGAGCTTCATGCAATCAAAACAGAACGGATCCCTATGCAGAAACAGAAGAGGTATGAGGCACTGGTTGAGCAGATTGTTGAGAGGTGGGCCGAGGGGAAGCCGGCAAATCAAATGCCGGGATCAACCTCAACAAAACCGTGCGGTTATTACCGGTTGACCAACTACCTGCTGGAGTATATGCTGCTCCATAACGCCTTCCCCGCCGGGGTTCATGCCATGCCGGAGGGACGTGATCGCTTCAATCAGGTCGAGCCATCTTTTCCGGTGGACTTTGATTCCCTGATCGGAGATGCGGAATTTCCCCTTTGAGGAGCTGACACTGTTTTTTTTTGCGCTCTCACTTTCTGTGCGGGTGAGCACCCGCTTCGTAAAGGGAAAGCACGAAAAGGAGTGCAATGAGCATCACCGACAGGATTGAAGCGTGCTTATTGCTGTCTGGAGTAGTGGCCTATGGAGGCGTATGGTTCAGCGGAAAATCTTTTCAACCTTTTCTCCATCAATGGTGCCGGTTACAATAACGGTGTATCCGGTTGGAATACCGGCAACCGGAAGCAGTGTCTTTATGGTTCGGCTGGTTCCGGCAAGTACCGGCGTTCTGTTCAGGCCGCCTGAAGAAATGAGCCCTGCCGGTTTTTTTTTGTTATGCGGCCAGTCAAGGTCAACGGGGAGAGATTTCAGCCCCGGAAACGACCCTTTTTTCCAGATCGTATAGTCTCCGTCAAACCGGGTGTGCACATTTCCCCGGTTTTCAATTTCGATATTCAGGATTCCTGAGGTCCGGTCAAGTTTCAGGCTTTTTAACGTGGCAGCACGCCGCACAGCTCCGGAATAGCCATAGATGCCTATGCCCTGGCGGAAGGTGACTTCTATTCCATCGCCGGATAGTGTCGGATAACTCTCTGTCAGATAGATGATTGCCCGGTGTTCACCGGGTTTGGTCACCGCATGCGGTTTGACTGAAAAATGAACAAGAGCCTCTTTGCCCGCTTCAACGGTAATTTTTTCAGGAGTGACCACTATCCATTGATCAAGCGACTCTGCTTCAGTCGGCACTGTTTTCAGGTTGTTCTGTTCGTCAATTGTCCAGTTCCGGACTGTTGCGCTCAGGCTTATAGGGCTATCACTGTTGTTCTTTAGCTGTATGGATTCACTGATCGGTCCGGAACCCAGCTTCAGCTCAAACATCTTTGGAGATACAAACAAATTATAGATATGATCGGCATGGAGTGACTGAGCGGAAAATGCGCCAGAGAGAAGAAGCAGGCAGATCGATACAATGTTTTTCATAGGGGCACCGCTTCAGTGATTTGTTTTTTCCTCTGCTGACCTGTATACGTGTCGGCAACAGGAGTGAGGAAAAGAGCGTGATACGGGATGCTCAGACTTTCCGGAGCAGCGAAAAACCGATTGAGGATGAGGCGGGCCTGTTAAATATGAGCAAAAGAGATGATCGTTTTAATGACTCCGCTGTAAGCGCCCCTGCTGGTTGCAGCAACCGGATAGATGATGATATCCACGACTTCCGACATTAACCAGTGCTTGTTGACATACGCCCTGGAGCGTATTCCTTTCGCTTCGATCCTGATTTTTACCGATGAGGATGGATCATCAATATTTGAAAAGACATCCGGTTTGCCGTTATTGCCGGTAACACTGTACTCTGTAGTGACTGCCGGCAGGTGATTGTCCGGCAGTTCCAGTTGCCATAACGGGTTTACCGTTCGAATGACGTGGATCTCTTCGGGTCTGGTTTTGTTCATCTTCCTTTCATCTTTTCCCTGCACATCTTCAAGGCGCAGCGAGGCAAGCGTTATTTCATCGGGATTCAGAACATCTGCTTTGGCCCATAGATGCGTAGCTGTTAAACCCTGAAACAGGAAAAGGATGAGGGTGACAAGCAGCCGAAGCCTTACGGTATGGCGTTCTGCTGTGGGTATTATGCAGGATTTTTTCATGACAGGAATAATCAACTTGACTATTTTATTTTCCTCACCCTGCGGCTGCACAGGCCACTGATGGTCATTCAGGGAGCCGGCACTGATGTAGTAGAGTCGGCAGGCGAAGGCATCGATTGTGACGTTGACGGGGGAGCGCTCTGCTTTATCGCCGTCTCTTTGCGGAGTTTGCTGAAGTACTGAATCAGGGATTCCGAGATGTTTACGGTAACTTTTGTCTGGACAGTGACGGAGTTTTCAGCAAAAACTTCCCCCATCCATGCCATGGAGGTGATGGCGAGCAGAAAAAAAATAGTTCTCGCTATGAGTGCGGCTTTAGCAGAAAGCATCATATCGGCATTTTCCGGGAAGTCGTCAGGGCCGCTATCCTCAATCAGGATTTCCGGCCACATACTGTTTGTATTCTAAAGCTACTACAAAATTCATTACTACCAAAAGAGGTGAAGGGTGCCGCCACGCAGAAGAGGAGCTGAAACGAACGCCCTGTAAGGGTTATGACAGCGCAGACTGGTAAGCATCTTTTCAATATTGTATTTTAGGGTATATCGTTATCCGTTCACCAAGAAACCCCGGAGATTATCCGATGGAGAGAGCCTCTCTGCTGCAACGTCTGCACGCAATTCAACAACCGACCCTTCTTGATGGCGGCTACTGGCGGCTGGGCCATACGCTTTTCATTGTAACCGCAAAGGGGCTGATTACGGTGGATTGCCGGGTGTATGATCCAATCCTCGGTCCGATTGAGTACAGTGAAAAACATTGCAGCTTGATCGCCGGGATTGCTGCCGAATGTGACACGCTTCAGGATAACAGCGACCTTGATCCTGATGAGAAACTCTTTCTTTTCAACAAGGGCAAACCTGCGGTGCAGTACTGGGCTTTTCAGCCGAAAGATGATGCTGCTCTTGATGAATACTCCTTTTCAAGTGAAAAATCCGAAATTGAGAGCGCCTTCATTAACCACTATCTCGGCGCTGAAATTGAAGCCTGGGATAGCATGGATGACAAATCACTGACTATGTGGGCTGGAAAAATTGAAAAACATGGCCGTACGGAAAGGTGAAGGGATTTATCATGAAAAAGCTGAAAACTCTTCCTATTTTGCTTCAGTAGGGACTCAGGCAGATGCTCTTCAGATGGTCACATGCTGAAGAGCATCTGTCGG
Proteins encoded in this window:
- a CDS encoding DUF4440 domain-containing protein, with amino-acid sequence MTHFKNAEEVLFQWVSRVCSGSPDDIAALYDEAAVLVPTFSPHTVTTPEGIKGYFGQLASRDGLGVRLHNKALRKQALSDTLFALSGIYSFEFEVDQVLLSFPSRFSFMVDISREQPIIHHHSSQVPRNLS
- a CDS encoding OmpA family protein, whose amino-acid sequence is MTHLQKLTRPVALLLILAMTTLTWGCQSSSNAGRGAGIGATAGGVIGGIIGSRTGSWAKGALIGAAIGGASGALIGNYMDKQAAEIRNEVNGVQVEREGEGIRVTMDSGILFTTGSSTLSSTSRANIEKLARIFNRYDDTKVVIEGHTDNTGSAASNQLLSERRAESVGKLLSAYGVSDRRLSPVGYGQSRPVASNDTEYGRQSNRRVEVLIYANEELKQKAASGRLD
- a CDS encoding universal stress protein, producing the protein MHRYRNILTAIDCSDADMTVIEHVSSLASEPGSVVHLLHVVHSHTLDQDRDLRMQAVTLLNRYREKMQADGIDARVIIRSGEPEDEILSEIEENGYDLLAMATHGHRLPERILFGSVSRTLRKKITIPLLLINSDR
- a CDS encoding Nramp family divalent metal transporter, yielding MISSSRAKKGMPFSKLLGFLGPGFLVTVGFVDPGNWATNIEGGSRFGYELLWVVTLSTLMLVLIQHMAAKLGIATGKSLAVNIREHFPKPVTAFLGITVLLACIATDIAELLGGGIGFSLLFGIPVWTGVLITVFLKIFLVTSQRYHRIETIIVGFLGVITLCYLIELLIVKPDWAAVTTGLVLPHLGRENIYVAMAILGALIMPHNIFLHSNVIHSREWGISEQEKMKLLRYEKIDTISAMTLGWVVNSSMIIVSAAVFFHNQVQVYNIEEASATLKPLAGELAGLLFAIALVFSGVGSSMTSSMAEANVLTGFLGKPEDPGTGLYRSAVFATSIPSFLIILFTADTFRLLIFSQIMLGIQLPFTLLSLLILCRNSNVMGGFRSRNREFAAASLIAAIVIFLNFYFFYTTVTGGS
- a CDS encoding nuclear transport factor 2 family protein — translated: MDTRKLIEAYHKAWTCGDFAAARSFLADDLDFQGSMERFSNADDFLAALKQFAQMTTRVVLQNSFFEKEGAALLYDCETATPAGVIRTAEFFTVSGNRIKAIRLVFDATDLRKAMPA
- a CDS encoding helix-turn-helix transcriptional regulator; protein product: MGETSLGTIKNSNWKSVHPTAGYTKRMEVIDDNIVHTWIESKKDVILDFMDAELLQVVLQEAGLENREFHIIFDLANTTSITYRYKLAITDLFFNWSPFFGVIGFYNIAESMRIITESFAAIAPGKLCVIQAGTYEEVIERVREYKSGVLPSMELPDEERREEHRFLGAVARLSWLNLLEEPIELPPGESRYYTVFKAIEALRLDLIAKNIDCEKELQELTHNLQNRLTQMTIKMNAQAELNKKSVTEFKTEISDLKSRLATQDMELTRVSTAIAEKTTKLRNILAQINALAIDTEVKKGIADTCLSLIETETIEKRLNTEQTEDDSVFLSKLQKKHPNLNQRELRISLLVKMNYDTCDIARSVGISTRGMESIRYRMHKKLGLGKHQSIKTYLSELAVTF
- a CDS encoding fimbrial biogenesis chaperone; amino-acid sequence: MKNIVSICLLLLSGAFSAQSLHADHIYNLFVSPKMFELKLGSGPISESIQLKNNSDSPISLSATVRNWTIDEQNNLKTVPTEAESLDQWIVVTPEKITVEAGKEALVHFSVKPHAVTKPGEHRAIIYLTESYPTLSGDGIEVTFRQGIGIYGYSGAVRRAATLKSLKLDRTSGILNIEIENRGNVHTRFDGDYTIWKKGSFPGLKSLPVDLDWPHNKKKPAGLISSGGLNRTPVLAGTSRTIKTLLPVAGIPTGYTVIVTGTIDGEKVEKIFR